From the genome of Gemmatimonadota bacterium, one region includes:
- a CDS encoding nucleotide sugar dehydrogenase: MMLLRKLESRSATIGVVGLGYVGLPLAMEFAKAGYRVLGIDVDARKVQNLRDGESYILDVDNADVTRFVQSGEFSASRDHSLLADADVIVICVPTPLQAKTKDPDLTFILDAVSQIRACLREGQLIILESTTFPGTTTEVILPILQDGELRVGKDFFLAFSPERVDPGNETFHTGNIPKVVGGCTQECTRHAVALYENCLERVVPVSSPDVGEMVKLLENTFRTVNIGLVNEFALLCGKLGIDVWEVIEAASTKPFGFMPFYPGPGLGGHCLPVDPLYLSWKAHVNGFHPKLIDTAVRVNQEMPQHIVARVEASLPDSSEGLKGTKILVIGVAYKRDTDDVRESPALEIIRLLEEQGACVDYTDPHVATLRPNGTQMSSRTLSPEVLEEADCVLIVTDHTRVDYAMIACHASVVVDTRNALKDHVGEHIHRL, encoded by the coding sequence ATGATGCTGCTTCGGAAGCTGGAGAGCCGATCGGCCACGATCGGAGTGGTCGGCCTGGGCTATGTCGGGCTTCCTCTCGCGATGGAGTTCGCGAAGGCCGGGTACCGTGTCCTTGGGATTGATGTCGACGCGCGGAAGGTGCAGAACCTGCGGGACGGTGAGTCCTATATTCTGGATGTGGACAATGCGGATGTGACGCGTTTCGTCCAATCGGGAGAGTTCTCCGCCTCGCGGGATCATTCACTGCTCGCGGACGCTGATGTCATCGTGATCTGCGTCCCCACTCCGCTTCAGGCGAAGACCAAGGATCCCGATCTCACTTTCATTCTGGATGCGGTGTCGCAGATTCGGGCTTGTCTCCGAGAAGGCCAGCTGATCATCCTGGAGAGCACCACCTTCCCGGGAACGACCACCGAGGTGATCCTCCCCATCCTTCAGGACGGAGAGCTTCGCGTGGGGAAGGACTTCTTCCTGGCGTTCTCTCCGGAGCGAGTGGACCCGGGGAACGAGACCTTCCATACCGGCAACATCCCCAAGGTCGTGGGGGGGTGCACCCAAGAGTGTACTCGGCACGCGGTGGCGCTCTACGAGAATTGCCTGGAACGCGTCGTGCCCGTGAGTTCACCGGATGTCGGGGAAATGGTGAAGCTGCTGGAGAACACCTTTCGCACCGTCAACATCGGCCTGGTGAACGAGTTCGCGCTCCTCTGCGGGAAGCTCGGGATCGATGTCTGGGAAGTGATTGAGGCGGCATCCACGAAGCCGTTCGGGTTCATGCCGTTTTACCCCGGCCCCGGGTTGGGAGGTCACTGCCTTCCGGTGGATCCTCTCTACCTGTCCTGGAAGGCTCATGTGAACGGATTCCACCCCAAACTCATTGATACTGCCGTCCGCGTGAATCAGGAGATGCCTCAGCACATCGTGGCCCGGGTGGAAGCCTCCCTCCCGGATTCAAGCGAGGGCCTGAAGGGGACGAAAATACTGGTGATAGGGGTGGCCTACAAGCGGGACACAGACGATGTCCGGGAATCCCCGGCACTGGAGATTATTCGCCTCCTGGAGGAACAGGGGGCTTGTGTCGACTATACCGATCCCCATGTGGCCACTCTCCGACCAAACGGGACGCAGATGTCGTCCCGAACGCTGTCCCCGGAGGTTCTCGAAGAGGCGGATTGCGTGTTGATCGTGACGGACCACACCCGTGTGGACTATGCCATGATCGCGTGCCACGCATCGGTGGTTGTGGATACCCGCAACGCTCTCAAGGACCATGTGGGAGAGCACATCCACCGCCTCTGA
- a CDS encoding sugar transferase: protein MPLVLGAGRRIFDIVGSLTLLLVLLPLLAGIAVAVKLTSRGPVFYLQTRVGMNRRTSRDQRRAPSSVSTPERRRGDRRVIASAGKLFRICKFRSMVDGAENAVGATWAVPDDPRITPVGRILRKTRLDELPQLVNVLRGEMSFIGPRPERPFFVEKFCLSMPTYTGRLVTPPGITGLAQVEHKYDTSYEDVRLKLEYDLRYLQNRSVRMDLLIFLKTIKVMLSGSGAH, encoded by the coding sequence ATGCCGCTCGTCTTGGGAGCGGGTCGCAGGATCTTCGACATCGTGGGATCGCTCACGCTACTCCTTGTTCTTCTGCCGCTCTTGGCTGGCATCGCCGTGGCAGTCAAACTGACTTCGCGGGGCCCGGTCTTCTATCTGCAGACCCGCGTCGGGATGAACCGGCGCACGAGCAGGGATCAACGCCGCGCTCCATCGAGTGTTTCGACTCCCGAGCGTCGGCGCGGAGATCGCCGAGTCATCGCAAGTGCGGGGAAGCTCTTCCGTATCTGCAAGTTCCGCAGCATGGTGGACGGGGCTGAGAATGCGGTGGGAGCCACTTGGGCCGTACCGGATGATCCCCGCATTACTCCAGTCGGGAGGATTCTACGCAAGACCCGACTCGACGAACTTCCGCAGCTTGTGAATGTCCTGCGTGGAGAGATGTCATTCATTGGTCCGCGCCCGGAACGCCCTTTCTTCGTGGAGAAGTTCTGCCTCTCAATGCCGACCTACACGGGGCGCTTGGTGACGCCTCCGGGGATCACCGGGCTGGCTCAGGTGGAGCACAAGTACGACACCAGCTATGAGGATGTTCGTCTGAAGCTGGAATACGATCTCCGGTATCTTCAGAACCGAAGCGTCAGAATGGACCTTCTCATCTTTCTCAAGACGATCAAGGTCATGCTGAGCGGAAGCGGAGCCCATTAG
- a CDS encoding SDR family oxidoreductase — MASFLVTGGAGFIGSHLVDALVSSGGQVRVLDNLSTGSLDNLGEALDRIEFIQGDITDPPTVSRAVEGVDHVFHEAALVSVPLSMENPEANHRINVNGTFALLQASRAAGVKRFVFAGSCAAYGGNPAEVARETDTPEPGSPYALAKLAGEGYCRLFDRMGWLETVVLRYFNVFGPRQDPESPYSAVVPLFATRLLGGQPPVIHGDGGQTRDFVYVKDVIQANLLAMTSTDAHGGVFNVGTGESRSVKELANCLSALVPEGPGPVHEGARAGDIRDSRAGVEAARRTLGFEAAVPFDEGLARTVEWYRRQESLQDSGGSS, encoded by the coding sequence GTGGCCAGCTTTCTCGTGACAGGCGGTGCCGGGTTCATCGGTTCCCATCTCGTGGATGCGCTCGTGAGTTCCGGCGGTCAGGTGCGCGTGCTGGACAATCTGTCCACCGGTTCACTGGACAATCTCGGTGAGGCACTGGACCGCATTGAGTTCATTCAGGGAGACATCACCGACCCGCCCACGGTGTCGCGCGCGGTGGAAGGCGTGGATCATGTCTTTCACGAAGCGGCACTCGTCAGTGTGCCTCTATCGATGGAAAACCCGGAAGCGAACCACCGCATCAATGTGAACGGGACCTTCGCCCTGCTTCAGGCAAGCAGGGCGGCCGGCGTGAAGCGCTTTGTCTTCGCGGGTTCCTGCGCCGCTTATGGCGGGAACCCCGCGGAGGTCGCGAGGGAAACGGACACTCCGGAACCCGGTTCGCCCTACGCGCTCGCCAAACTGGCGGGCGAAGGGTACTGCCGTCTCTTCGATCGAATGGGTTGGCTGGAGACGGTGGTTCTACGCTACTTCAATGTGTTCGGCCCCCGGCAGGATCCGGAGTCTCCCTATTCGGCAGTGGTCCCTCTCTTTGCGACGCGCCTTCTCGGCGGTCAGCCTCCGGTGATCCATGGTGATGGCGGCCAGACGCGGGACTTCGTCTATGTGAAGGATGTGATCCAGGCGAACCTGCTCGCCATGACTTCGACCGATGCGCACGGAGGGGTCTTCAATGTCGGAACAGGGGAGAGTCGCTCTGTGAAGGAACTGGCGAACTGCCTCTCCGCGCTCGTGCCGGAGGGGCCTGGACCGGTTCATGAGGGCGCGCGCGCCGGGGACATTCGGGATTCCCGCGCGGGAGTGGAAGCCGCGCGCCGGACGCTCGGGTTTGAGGCGGCCGTCCCCTTCGACGA